One Streptosporangium becharense genomic window, GCCGGGGATTCCCAGGCACATGGGACGCCTCCGCCATCTGGATGGATTCGAGGACGAGATCCCCGCCGCCCTCGGTGTCGATATCGGTGCCGCCGCATCCGGGGCAGACGGCGAAGGGGTCGGCGGAGGCGGTGCTCCTCCCGCAGGACCGGCAGGTCAGGGTGACGGGGACGACGACCAGCTCCACCCGGGCGCCGTCGGCCACCGACCCGTCCGCGACCATGGAGAACGCCTGGTTGATCATCGGTTCCGTGACACGGAGCAGGGCACCCGCGCGTACGCGCACCCGCCGTACCCGCCGGCCGTCCGCCCGCTTCTCCACCGCGGCGAGGATCGCCTCGGCGATCCCGAACTCGTGCATGGCTGGTCTCACCTCGTCTCGTACGGGGCCGGTCCCGTGTCGTCCGGCCGGTCCGGCGCCGGACCGGCCGGGGACGTGGGACGCCGGCCGGCGGCGCGGGCCCTCACCCGGCCTCCGGGGTGAAGGAGCCGGGTGCCCCGACCCTCCGCCGAAGGCCATGGCAGGGCATCACATGCTCCGTATCCTCAGGTAGCGCTTGATGTCGGGAAGGGACTGGTAGACCAGCACGGCCACCCCTGCCAGCATCGCCAGGGCCACCAGGCGTTTCAGCATGCTCGTTCCTCCTCCCGGCCCGCGGTGGCGGGCGCCTCGCGATCTCTTCCCCGACCAGCTCGGCGACCAGTTCCGCGGCGCCGCCGACGGCGTCCGCGACCGGCGCGCTGAGCTCCATGCCGGGGGACGTGTCGGCGGGCTCGCAGCCGACCAGGAGGACCCGGCCGGGGCCGCCGGCCCGCCCGCGTCCGGTTGTGCCACCGGGGCCGTCGCCGACGTCGTGGCCGGTCCCGCCCGTGTCGTCGGTCCCGCCCGTGTCGTTAGTGCCACCCGCGTCACCCATGCCAACCGCGCCGCGGCCGATCCCGTCGCCGAGCGCGTCCGCCAGCGCCAGCACCGCCTCGGGTGTCATGGAGTGCGCGTCGACGAAGGAGCCGGGGCGGTCGCCCGGCGACGGTTCGATGACGTACAGGGTGCCCGGCGGCCCGCCGCGGGACACGGCGTCGACGAGGATCACGGTGTCGTACCCGCCGCCGGTCAGCTCGTAGGCCAGGTGGATGCCGCGGATGCCGAAGTCCCGGACCGCGACCCCTGCGGGCAGCTTGGCGTCCGCCAGGCGTCCGGCCACCGCGACGCCGAAGCCGTCGTCGCCGAGGAAGACGTTCCCCACCCCGGCCACCAGGATCCTCACGCTCCCACCTCCTCGTCGGCCCACCCGGCGTCCAGCGGTTCGACCTCGTCGGGGGCGAAGTAGAGGAAGCGCCCGTGGGAGCGGTACAGGTCGGCGCCGGGGTCCTCCTCCAGGGTGACGGCCAGGTGACGGGCCCCGTCCAGGTCCAGGAGAACGGCCTCCACCCGGGCGGTCCTGCCGGCCAGGAACATGTCGTGGGCGTCCGCGCGCCGCCGTCCGGGAACCAGCCGGACCCGGCTGCCCCGTGCGACGGTCATCCCGCGGATCGTCACGCTGTCGGTTCCCGGCGAGACGGTGGGATCGCTTCCGGGGTCCCACCAGGGCGTGACCGGCGTCTGTTCCGGGTCCCAGGGCGACGACTCCCGTCCCGACGCCCGGGACGACGGCGTCCGCCGCGGATCACCGGGGAGCGGTTCCGGTTCCGCGGGCGGTTCCGGCGCCGGTGCGGCGCCGGACCGGCCGGGTGCGTTCAGGTAGCGGATCACGCCGTGCAGCCGTTCCACCATCTCGGGCGGCAGTTCGCCGACCATGTCGATGATGCCGGCGGCCCGGGAGTCGGTCGCCCGCGCCTCCCGCGTCTCCTCCTCGGTGAGGGTGAGCGTCCGCAGGTGCAGCAGCTCATCGATCTCGGTGGCGTCGAACAGGGCACCGGGGCTCTCCGGTGCGATGTCCGGGTGGTCGTACAGGATGATCGGGGAGGAGAGCATCACGTCGCGGTGACCCGGCTCGCCGACGAGCACCGGCCAGGTGTGCTCGTTGCGGCAGGTCTCCGCGGCCGGCCTGGCCCACTCCGGCGGGTCGAGCAGCGACACGAAGGCGCCGGCGCTGACCGAGACGAGCAGATGGGCGGCGACCAGCGAACGCCGCAGCGCCTCCTCACGCGGCGCGCCGCGCGGCTCCCAGGGGTCGGTGTTCTCCACCCGGATGCGCAGCCTGACCAGGCCGTACGGCCCCGGTACCCGCTCGGCGGAGACCCGCAGGGCCGCCTCCAGCGGCAGGTGGCCGGTGACGACGCGTCCCAGCACCTCGCCGGACGGCCCCGGGATCGGCTCGATCGCGTGGTCTCCGGGGACGAGGACCTCGATCACCCGCTCGCCGCCGTCCAGCAGCCCGGTGATCGACACCACCGCCTCCACCTCGCGCTCGGTCGCCTCGTCGAAGGTGAGGTGGGTCCGCCCGGCGGCGTGCAGTTCCCGGACCGGCCAGTAGCCGTCGTCCTCGGCGCGCTCGACCACGCGTGTCCTGACGTGCAGGAAACGCAGCAGCAGGCGGACATCGGCGCCGGCGGCCTCCTCCAGCAGGCACTCGGTGAGGTTGGCCGGGTGTTCGGCGGTGGCGGTGAACGCCGGGGGCACCAGCACCCCGAACTGCCAGCGCACCCGGTTCTTGGCCGCCGAGGCGCGGTAGGGGTAGAGCAGGTAGCCTTCGTACAGCACGGTGTCGGCCACCCGCCGGGCGATGTCCATCGGCGTATCCATCGGCACGCTCATCCCCGTGTCTCCCGCAGTAGTAGGTGCATGGTCTCGTCCCAGGTCGCCAGGGCGTGGTCCGACTTGAAGCGGGTGAGGTCCCGCAGGGTGTCGCGGCGCAGCCGCAGCCATCCGGAGTCGGGGAAGTAGCGGTCCATCAGCTCCCGCCAGACGGCCACCGGCAGCCGGTGGCGCGCCTCGCAGTGCCACGGCACCTGGCCCACGGAGAACCCCCCCGTGCCTCCTGAGCTCCCCGTGCTTCCCGTGCTCCCCGGCGTCCTGGCGAAGACGGTGCCGCCGAAGAGCAGGATCATCGGGATCTCGCCGTCGTCCAGGGCGGCGAAGTACTTGCCCGCGGCCACCTCCAGGTCATAGCCGCAGGGCACCGGAACGTCGATCTCGGTGGTCCCGGTGAAGGCCGGCACCATGACCGAGACGTTGGCGAACTGCAGGGGTTTGAGCGTGTCGCCCCACCGCGCCGGGTCGCCGAACAGGTCGCCGAGCATCTCCGCCTCGGCGGCGTCGTACCGCCTCAGGTGCGGTTCGACCCGGATCTGGCAGCGCAGTGCGATGGCGTGCACCCCCGCCGGGGACGGGTGGGTGACGCGCACCCGGAAGACCAGCGTCGGGAAGGCCGCGTACGGTTCCGCCCGGGCACCCACGCAGTCGAACGTGAGATCATCCACCGTCGTCGCCCCCCGGCTCCGGAGACTCCGGGGGTTCCGGGGGTTCCGGGGGTATGGTGCGGCTGCGCTCGCGCAGGCTCGCGAAGAAGCCGTCGACGGCCTCCCGCGCCTCCCGGCCGCCGTCGAAGCCCTTCCAGTGCAGCCGGACCAGGCCGACCAGCTCGTAGCAGGCGTCGATCGGCACCAGGTGACAGGCGAACGTCCCGTCGGGGCGGCGGTCCACCAGCAGCGCCTCCACGTCGGGCTGGGCGTCCGCCAGTTCCGGGTTGGCCGCCAGGACGCGTTCCCACGCCCCCAGCGGCAGCAGCGACTCGGTGGCCCCCGCGGGGCTCGGGTAGAAGGCGACGACCCGGTCCGCGGCCGAGTTGCGGAAGAAGAAGGCCGTGCGGACCGGGATCTGCAGCTCCTCCCAGTCCGCCGGGTTCAGCCGGAACGACGGGGCGTACAGGTAGCGCCGCGGGACCGCGCGGTAGCGCCTGCCGGTGCCCTCGTCGCGGGTGAACAGCAGGTGACAGGGGCGGCAGGCGCACAGTAGGGCCCGGGTCTCGGTGTTCACCACATGGTCGTGGTCGTCGCCGGCGACCTCCCCGCACAGCTCGCACCGGGTCTCCCCGGGCCCGCCCGCCCTGCCCGATTCCGGCGGCTCGCGGAACCTGCGCAGCCCGGTGGCCGTCACGGGACCGCCTCCGGCTCCGGCACCGGGCAGGGTCCGGGCGGGCGGGTCCGGATCTGCAGCAGCTCCGGCCGCCCGTCGGTCACCCCTTCGACGTCCACCCGGACCACCTCGGGTGCGGCCTCGCGCACGGCCCGCTCGATGGCGTCGGTCACGGTGATCCGCGACGACGGGCAGCCGTGGCAGGTGCCCTCCAGGCGGAGCCGGACGACTCCCTCCTCGTCCACCCCCAGCAGTTCCACACCGCCCTCGTGCAGGCCCAGGTAGGGGCGTACGGTGTCGAGCGCCGCGCGGACGCGTTCGGCCGCGCTCAGCGGGTGCAGGTCGTGCAGGACCAGCAGGCCCGCCACGAGCCGGTCGTCGACGAGACGGCGCAGCACCTCGGCGGCCCGGACCTCGGTGACGATCTCGACGATGCGTTCCAGCCCGGCGCCGTACAGCTCGACGAGAGCCCGGACGAGTTCCTCCGCCTTGGCGCGCGTCGCGGCGTCACCCGGCGCGCCGAGGTCGGCGAGCAGCGCCTCGACGCGGCTCCCGGCCGCCTGAACGTCATGGACCTGCGGCATGTGTCCCGGTCCTCCTTCCCGGCGCCGGGGAGCCGCGGCTCCCCGGCGGCCGACGGATCACCTCACGTCGAAGGCGTGCGGAGTGTGCACCTTGCGGAGCTCCTGACCGCCGCCGAGATACATGTGCACCCCGCACGGCAGGCACGGGTCGAAGCTCCGCACGGTGCGCATGATGTCGATGCCCTTGAAGGTCTCGGGCGGGTTCTCCTCGAAGATCGGCGTGTTCTGCACCGCGTCCTCGTACGGTCCCGGTGTGCCGTACACGTCGCGGACGCTGGCGTTCCAGGGCGTCGGCGGGTACGGGTGATAGTT contains:
- a CDS encoding hydrogenase maturation nickel metallochaperone HypA/HybF, producing the protein MHEFGIAEAILAAVEKRADGRRVRRVRVRAGALLRVTEPMINQAFSMVADGSVADGARVELVVVPVTLTCRSCGRSTASADPFAVCPGCGGTDIDTEGGGDLVLESIQMAEASHVPGNPRRDRGGPLGPS
- a CDS encoding DUF5947 family protein; amino-acid sequence: MTATGLRRFREPPESGRAGGPGETRCELCGEVAGDDHDHVVNTETRALLCACRPCHLLFTRDEGTGRRYRAVPRRYLYAPSFRLNPADWEELQIPVRTAFFFRNSAADRVVAFYPSPAGATESLLPLGAWERVLAANPELADAQPDVEALLVDRRPDGTFACHLVPIDACYELVGLVRLHWKGFDGGREAREAVDGFFASLRERSRTIPPEPPEPPESPEPGGDDGG
- a CDS encoding DUF6084 family protein; the protein is MDDLTFDCVGARAEPYAAFPTLVFRVRVTHPSPAGVHAIALRCQIRVEPHLRRYDAAEAEMLGDLFGDPARWGDTLKPLQFANVSVMVPAFTGTTEIDVPVPCGYDLEVAAGKYFAALDDGEIPMILLFGGTVFARTPGSTGSTGSSGGTGGFSVGQVPWHCEARHRLPVAVWRELMDRYFPDSGWLRLRRDTLRDLTRFKSDHALATWDETMHLLLRETRG
- a CDS encoding DUF6893 family small protein, whose amino-acid sequence is MLKRLVALAMLAGVAVLVYQSLPDIKRYLRIRSM
- a CDS encoding NifU family protein produces the protein MPQVHDVQAAGSRVEALLADLGAPGDAATRAKAEELVRALVELYGAGLERIVEIVTEVRAAEVLRRLVDDRLVAGLLVLHDLHPLSAAERVRAALDTVRPYLGLHEGGVELLGVDEEGVVRLRLEGTCHGCPSSRITVTDAIERAVREAAPEVVRVDVEGVTDGRPELLQIRTRPPGPCPVPEPEAVP